CTATGGGGTTGGTTGCCTTCGGCCAGGCGGAGGGGTTGCGGCACCAAAGTACGGCCCCCGCAACCGCGCGCGCAACGCCGGGGCCCGCTAGCAGGCCCCGGCGGCGCCCCCGTCTTCCATGGCGCTGTGTCGGAGCTTGCACCAACATTGAGGCACTCTGCATAGCCAATGGCAAGAAAAATAAGCGGTGCGTCGCGCGAGCTATGCCATTGATTTTGATGCCGAACCCCGTGCCTCCGCCCAGCATTGCCCACACTGAATATTCCCGTTGGGCCGGGCTCGCCGCTACCTTCGCGCCATGACGGCTTCGCTGCTACTGCTTTACTTTTTTGCCTTTCTGGCCGGGTTTATTGATGCGCAGGTGGGCGGCGGCGGACTGATTCAGCTGCCGGCCATGCTGCTGCTGCTGCCGGGCGTGCCCTATTCCACGGTGCTGGGCACGGGCAAGGTGGCCAGTTTGGCGGGCACGGCCGCGGCGCTGCGCCGCTACCTGGGCGGGCCCGATGCCGTGCCGTTGCGTTGGCGCACGGTGGCCATCACAGCACTAGTGGCGGGTGGTTTTGCGCTGCTGGGGGCGCGGGCGGCCAGCAGCCTGCACAAGGAAGCGGTGCGGCCGCTGGTGTTGGCGTTGCTCTCGGCCATGGCCGTGTACACGTTCTGGCGCAAGGATTTTGGCAGCATCCACGCCCCGCGCCTGCAGGGCAAGCGCGAAATCATCACGGGCATCGTGCTGGGCTCGGCCATCGGGTTTTACGACGGCTTTTTTGGGCCCGGCACGGGCAGCTTGCTGCTGTTTGTCTTCGTGGGATTGTTTGGCTATGATTTTCTGGCCGCTTCGGCTTCGGCCAAGTTCGTGAACGTGGCCACCAACATTGCCGGGCTCATCTTCTTTATCTCGACCGGGCAAGTGCTGTATAAGGTGGCCGTGCCCATGGCCATTTGCAACATGCTGGGCTCTACGCTGGGGGCACGCATGGCCCTGCGGCGCGGCAGCAGCTTTGTACGGGCACTTTTTCTGGTGGTGGTCGGCGCGTTTATTCTGCGGCTGAGCTGGGACACGTTTGCGTAGTCCCCCCAAGCTGTGCCTGTGCTCGGCAGCATACCTTGGCCGTCGTTCAACTAAACCCAAGCGCAGCTTGGGGGTACTTAAACGGCCTGCAGCTGCGGCTGCTTCTTGCCCTTTTTGCGGATGCGGTTCAGCCACATAACAGTGCCCGTGACGGGGAACGTGGCGCCCAGCAGTGCAATAACAAAAGCCAGCACCTTGGTGGACAGGCCCCCAATGGCGCCCGTGTGCACCGGCTTGAACAGCCCGCGAATGCGCTGGCCCACGGGCCGCTGGGCATACGTCTGCCCGCTGATGACCTGGCCGGAATATTGGTCCAGGTACACCTCGTCGGTGGCGTTTTCGGTAATGGCGCCGGGGCGCAGCACGGCCACGCGGATGCTGCCGGTGGCCTCTTTTGGCAGCTGCACCGAGTAAAACTCCGCATCCGGAGCCTGCTGGCGGGCCAGGGTCAGCACGGCATCGGCACCGACTTTGGCGACGGGTTCGGCGGCCGCGGCGGGTACCACGGATACCGGCGGCTCGGGCCGCTTCAGGGGCGAATGGGTGAGCTTGTTGATGCCCGCGCCCACCCAATCGAAGGACATGCCCACGCCGGTAAGCGCCATCACGAACAGAAAGAGCGAAGCATAAAAGCCCAGCACAATGTGAAAATCGTGGTTGAGGCGCTTCCAGCCGCTGCCCCACTTCACCGTGAGGCGGGGCGTGAGAGCCTTGCGCGCCGCGGGCCACCACAGCACCAGGCCCGTGCCCAGAATGAACAGGAAAATCGAGGCGCTCACGCCCATCACCAGCTTGCCGATTTTGCCGGCCACCAGCCCGCGGTGCAGCTGCTCCACGGTGTGGAAAAACGTTTCGCGCGGGTTGATTTCGCCCAGGATAGCGCCCGTGTAGGGGTTTACGTAGATGCGGGGGCCTCCCCCGTCGCCTTTGCCCTTGCCTTTGCCGGGGCCGCCCTCGCCAGGCTTGGCAGTGGCGGGACCGGCGCCTTCCGCGCGGGCTTTGCCATCGCCGGAGCGTGGGCCTTTGGCGCCTTCGCCACCCTTGCCGCCGGGGCCACCGGCCAGGCTCACCTCCATGCTGCGGGCGGGGTCGGCGTATACCTTAAAGCCGCCGATTTTGGCCTTGGGCTTGTAGGCCTGCACGGCGGTAGTTAGCTGAGCCAGCGACAGCGCGGACGTAGTAGCCGGAGCCACAGTGTACCGCTCCGGGTGCCAGGCTTGCTCTATCTCTTTTTCAAAAACCAGGATGCTGCCCGTGAGGCACACGAACACAATCACCAGGCCCGAGGCCAAGCCGAGGTAGAGGTGAATGTTGCGAATGAAGCGTTTGAACGGGCTTTTCATGGCGGGCAAATTACGGCTGATTACAGCTTATAGCTCAGCGTGGCCGAGAAGGTGCGGGGCGCAATGGGATTGATGCTGTTGTCGTCGTGCAGGTTGTAGCTCAGCTCGTTGAGCAGGTTCGCCATCTTGAAGCGCAACGAGAACCGGTCGTAGGAATAGCCCAGCGAAGCATCGAACAGGAAATAGTCGGGCACCGAAATCAATTGGAAAGCGTCACTGCCCGAAGCCCAGGGACGGCCGGTGCTAGGGTCGAGCAGGCGGGTGTTGCGGCCGCCCACCCGGTCGCCCACGTAGTAGGCCGTGAAGCCGGCGTTCAGGCCGCGCAGGGTGGCGTTGTTGGCAAACACGTTGGCGAAGCTGTAGAACAGGCTCGCGTTGGCCGTGTGGGCGGGGTTGTAGCGCAGGCGGCTGCCGTTTTCGTAAATGTTGCTCTTGGTGTAGGTGGTGGTGTTGTAGCTGTAGCCGGCAATGAGCGAAATGCCGTTGAGCGGGCGGCTCTGCACGTCCACTTCCACGCCCTGGCTCGTCACTTCGCCGGCCAGCTCCTGGGGCGCCGCCACGCGGCTGGTGGCAAAGCGCGGGTCGGTGGGCAGAATGGCCTGGGCCTGGTTGCTGTTCACGATGCGGTAGCCGGTCACGTTGGCCGACAGCGCGCCTTTGAACAGCTCGTTTTTCATGCCCACTTCGTACTGGTCGATAAGCGACGGCGCCAGCGCCCCGCCCTGCTCGTCGAAGCCGGAGTTGGGCGTGAAGGAATTGGAGTAAGACGCAAACAGCGAGGTGGTTTTGATGGGCTGGTACACCAGGCCCAGGCGCGGCGAAAATGCGTTGTCGTAGCGGCGGTTTTCGGCCACGGTGGCGGCGTTGGTGGCGGGCAGCGCCAGGCCGGGGTAGGTGTACACGTCGGTGGGGGTTTCCTGGTAGCTCCAGCGCAGGCCGGCCAGTACCTTCACGTGGTCGAACAGGCTGATGAGGTCCTGGGCGTAGAAACCGGCGCGGCGGGTGTTGCCCAGCGTGCGGGTGTTGTAGCGCATGGCGTCGTAGCCGCTCACGGCGCCTTTGGGGCGGCCCAAGGCGCGGCTGGGGTCCAGAATATTGAGCGAGTCGTAGGCCTGCGCGATGAAGGACAGCGCGTTGGTGTTGTACTGGTCGGCGTCGGCGCCCACCAGCACCGTGTGCCCAATGCGGCCCGTGCGCAGGGTGCCGGTCAGGTCAATTTGGGCCAAGTAGTAGTTTTCGGCCGTCTGGGTGCGTTGCAGGTTGCGCTGCCAGTTGCCGTAGTTGCGGCCGGGCTTGATGACGTTGGCCGTGGGCCGGGCGGCGCTGCGCAGCTCATTATCATAGCGCTGGAAACCGGCCACGGCGCGCACCTGCCAGGTGTCGCTGAGGCGGCTGGTGAGGGTGGCCGTGGCGCTGCTCTGGTTGGTGGCGTTGGTGGCGTCGGCCGTGTTCAGGAAGCGGGTGCGCGAGTCAAAAATCTGGTAGTTGATGGCCCCGATGCCGTAATCAGGCGTGCGGTTGTCGCGCAGGTAGTCGCCTTCGATGACGAGGTCCGTCTTGGGCGTGAGTTTCAAAAGCAGCGAGGGATTCACGTACACGCGGTTGCTTTTCACGCCATCGCGGAAGCTGTCGCCGCGCTCATAGGTGCCGTTCAGGCGGAAGGCCACTTTCTGGCTCTGGCCCACGGCGCCGTACACGTCGAACTGCGGCTTCACGAAACCGAAGCTGCCCACGCGCAGCCCCACCGAGCCGCCGCGCTCAAACTGCGGCTTCTTGGTCACCAAGTTCAGGATGCCGCCGGCGGCCACGTTGCCGTACAGAATAGCGGCGCTGCCTTTCAGCACTTCCATGCGCTCCAGCGAGCTCACCTCCGGCATAATACCGTTGTTGAAGCGCACCCCGTTTTTGAAGGTGTTGGCGCTGCTGTAGGCAAAGCCGCGGCTGGCAATTTCTTCCTGGGTGCCGCCGGTAGCGCCCATCACATACACGCCGCTCACGTTGGCCAGCACGTCGCTCAGGCGCAGGGCCTGCTGCTGCTCCAGCACCTCGCGCTCGATGGTGACGGTGCTCTGGGGGTTGTCGAGGGGCGCGATGGGCATTTTGCCCACGCTCGGCGTGCGCTGGTTCAGGCTTTTGGCGCCCCGCACGGTCACTTCCTGCAGCTGCTGCTCGCCGGGCGCCAGGCGCACGGGCAGGGCGGCCACGGTCTGGCCGGGCTTCACTTCCACGGTCACTTCCTGCGGCGTGCAGCCCAGGCACGTCACCGTGAGCACCTGCCAGCCGGCCGGCGCCTGCAGGCGGAACGTGCCATCCGCGGCTGAATTAACGCCCAGCGAAGTGCCCTTCACGCGGATGGAAACTTGCTCAGCCGCCTGACCGTCGGCCAACTCAATGCGGCCGGTTACTTCCCCCGTCTGGTCATGGCGCTTGGCATGGCGATGGTGCGGGGCGTCGGACTGAGCAACACTAACCAACGGCAGCAGGCTACCAACAACGAGCAGGGGAAAAACAACTGAGCGCATAGCTTATTTAGACAGATTCAAAATACGGTGCAAAGGTGCAGCCTATTTAGAATTGTTCCAAATAAAGAAGTCGGGAAATTTGCTCATCCCTCCCACACTTCCAGCATCCATCAGCAATTTCATCAACCAAACAATTGACTACCAATAAAAAAGGCCAGCTATAAAGCTGACCTTTTCCTAAAGTACTTGCACAGCCGTTGGCGGAGCCGCTGCCGATGGCTGGCTGGTTCAAGCTGCCTCGGCCTCCTGCAAGGCGTTGGTGGGAGTCAGATGAAAGGCTTCGGCCAGCAGCTCGTAAGAGCGGCGGCGGTCCTCAAAATCGGCAGTGATGGTGACGGCGGTTATCTCGTCCACCTCATATTCGGCGGCCAGTTGGATGAATTGGGCATGCACTTGGTCGGGCGTGCCGCTCACCACGCGGTTGTGGTTGTGACGCAGGTGGGCCTGGTCTTCGGCCGTGAACTGGTAGGCGCGCACTTCCTCAGCCGACGGGAACGTGCGGAACTCACCGCGGTTGAAGCGGATGAGCTGCATGTCCATGGCCTTACGCAGTTCGTTGGCCTTTTCCTCCGTGTCGGCGCACAGCGTGAACACAGCCATGTTGGCCAGCGGCGTGGCCAGCTCCGGCGAAGGGCGGAAGCGCTGGCGGTACTGGCGCACGGCCTCGGGGCCGCCGTTGCCGTTGATGAATTGCGCGAAGGAAAAGGCCATGCCCAAGTGCGCCGCAAACAGGCCGCTCTGGCCGCTGGAGCTCAATATCCAGAGCTCCGGCGCGGTGGGCGACTGCGGAATGGCCATCACCCGCTCGTGAATGGTGTCGGGCACTTTCTCATCGCGCAGGTAGGCTTGCAGGTCCATGAGCTGCTCCACGAAGTCCTTCTCGTTGAACTGGTTATTGGGGTTGAGGGCATAGGCCGTGAGGCGGTCGGCGCCGGGGGCGCGGCCCATGCCCAGGTCGATGCGGCCCGGAAACAGGCTTTCGAGCATGCGGAAGTTCTCAGCCACTTTCAGGGCGCTGTAGTGCGGCAGCATGATGCCGCCCGAGCCCAGGCGAATGCGTTGGGTGTGGTTGCCGAGGTGGGCAATGAGGACTTCGGGCGTCGAGCCGGCCAGGGTGTTGGTGTTGTGGTGCTCGCTCACCCAGAAGCGGGTATAGCCGAGGCGGTCGGCCAGCTGGGCCAGCTCCACGGTTTCGAGCAGGGCCTGGCGGGGCGTAGCGCCCGGCCGGATGGGCGACTGGTCGAGGACGTTGAGGCGGATATTGGAGGGGGTGGTCATTTTCAGAGAGAGGAATAAGTATACAGAACCGCTGAAGGGCCCGTCCGGTTCGCCGGAGCCCGGGCCGGCCCTGGCATGAACAATTGCCGGCTCAGTTGTTACCCACCCGAACTCTCATCCATTCCTTCTTTAATGAGCGACCAGAACAACGTACTCATAACCGTGGCCGATGGCACCGAAATGCACGCCTACGCGGCATTCCCAAGCAACACCGGCCCGGTGCCGGGCATCATTCTCCTGCAGGAAGCTTTCGGCGTGAACCACCACATTCGCAGCGTGGCCGACCGGCTGGCGGCGGCTGGCTACGCCGTGGTGGCGCCCGAGCTGTTTCACCGCACCGCCGCGCCGGGGCTGGAAATTGCCTATACCGATTTCAACACCGTAGCCGCGCCGCACTTCCAGGCCATCACGGTGGAGGGCCTGACGGCCGACCTGCAGGCGGCGCACGCCTGGCTCAGCGGCCAAGTCTTGGTGATGGCCGATAAAATCGGAAGCGTGGGCTTCTGCCTGGGGGGTCGGGTGTCGTTCTTGGCCAATGCTGTGCTGCCGCTGGCGGCCGCCGTGTCGTACTACGGCGGGGGCACCCACCTGCTGAAGGACCGCGCCGCCGAGCTGCACGCCCCGCACCTTTTCTTCTGGGGAGGGCTCGATGCACACATCAAAAAAGAGCATATTGCCGAAGTAACAGATGCCGTGGATGCCGCCGGCAAGCCCTACATCAACACCGTCATTTCCTACGCCGACCACGGCTTCAACTGCGACGAGCGGCCCAGCTACCACCCGCAAGCCGCCGCCGAGGCCTGGGCTCTGACGCTGGCTTTCTTCAGGGAGAAGCTGGGGGCGTAAGGTTTAGTCTTTGTTATTGGGGCGTCATGCTGAGCGCAGTTGAAGCAGGACGTGTGTTTCGCCTGTCATCCTGAGCGCAGCGAAGGACTTTCTCATAGCGGAACGACTTGTTCGGCCGTGAGAAGGGCCTTCGCTGCGCTCAGGATGACAGGCGATTTTGATTACTGCCTTAAGTGAGATGCCTCAAGTGCACTCGGTCGGCAGCCTTTTTGCGCACAAAAGGCTTGCGCTTACTTAGACTGCCGCCACCGGCTCCCTCACAACTTGCCGGCCCAGATACTGCGCCATGCTGCTGGCCAGAATAATTTGCAGGGCATGATACAGCATCAGCGGCAGGAGAATAAGGCCCGTGGCCGCGCTGGCCGGAAACAGCAGGCTCGCCATTACGCTACCGTGCACCAGCGACTTTTTCGACCCGCAGAACACGGCCACAATCTGGTCGGCGCGTGGGAAGCGCAGGGCGCGGCTCAGGCCCCAGATTAGGGCAAACACCACCAGGTAGAGCAGCACCATGCCCGCGCCGAGCTTCACGATATCAGCCAAGCGGTAGCGGGTGAAAATGCCCTCGGCAAACGAATCGCAGAAGGCCGTGAAGACGATGAGCAGGATGGTGACCTGGTCGAACACACGCAAGCTAGCCTTGTGGCGCTCGGCAAAGGCGTGGAAGCGGGAATTGAGCAGCACCCCCGCCCCTACCGGCAGCACCACCTGCCAGAGCAGCTGCACCGCCAGGCCCCACAGCTGCCCGCCGCCCGTGCCGGTGTGCAGCACCACGCTGGTGAGCAGTGGCGTGAGCGCAATGCCCAACAGGCTGGAAATGCTGGCGTTGAAAATGGCCGCAGGCAGGTTGCCGCCGGCAATGCTCACCATCACCACCGACGTGGACACGGTGCTGGGCAAAGCACACAGAAAGAAGATACTTTGCCAAAGCAGGTCGCCGCTCTCACTGCCGAAAAACGGCCGAATGAGCAGCGCCAGGGCCGGAAACAGCGCAAATGTGGCCAGCTGCACCAGCAGGTGCAGGCGCCAGTTGCGCATGCCGGCCCGCAGCTTTTCCAAGCTCAGCTTCAGGCCATAGAAGAAAAACACCAGACCCACGCCCAGGGTGGTAATGGCTTTCCAAGGCACCGGGCTGGCCTTGCTGCCCAGGCCGGGCTGGAAATAGGCCAGCGCCACCACGCCAATAAGCGCGAGCAGAAACCAGTCGAGCCCGGCGCGGGACAACAGGGCGATGAAACGATTCGGGGCTGGGGCAAGGGGCTGCGTCATGCGCAAGAATACGCAAGCAGCCGCCTTTGGTGGTCCGTAGCTGTCATCCTGAGCAGCGCGAAGGACCTTCTCACGCCAGCACAATTGAGGCAAACGTGAGAAGGTCCTTCGCGGCGCTCAGGATGACGGACAATGTTGAGCTATTGGTCGCCGGGGCCACTGCCGAGGCCGGGCGGCGGGGTGCCTTGCACGCCCTGCACGTTGGGCACGCCCATTTTTTCTTCGCGCTTGCGCTGGTATTTGGCAAACTGCTGGGGCGTGAGCACGTCTTTGATGGCCGCGAGGCGGGAGCTGCCCACGGTTTCAACCACGCCGGCCAGCTTGCGCGGGTCGGCTTTGTAGCGCAGGCGGGCCGACTCCACGGCGTCGACGCTGCGGCGGTTGATGGCGCGCACTTTCTCGGTTTGCTGGGGCGTGAGGCCGAGGTTTTGCTGCATGTTGGTGGTGAGGCCGTTGCTGATGGCGTCGACCTTGGCGGCGTCGGCCACGGGCATGGGCTCTTCGGGGGCCGGCGCGGCCACCTTGGTTTTGGTTTTCACGCTAGCCTGGCCCACCGGCTTGGTCTTGGTTTTGACGGTGGTGACGGACTTGGCCGGTGCCTGGGCCAGCACGGCCGGCCCGGCGGCCACGGCCAGCAGCGAGGAGAGCAACAGAACTTTCATAAAATGCGGAGGGGGAAGCGCTATCACAGAAAAACGGGTGGCTGCGACGGGGTAAATATCGGCCGAAAACGCCGCTCTTTCAGCCCCTAACGCCTCGCCAACCACGTTTCGTGCCAGCCTGTGCCGAAAATCCGGCTTCCGAACCTCCTCCGTGCAACCTTTCGGGCCGGTTTGGCATACAACCTCCCATGAAAAACGACAAGCGCACTTCCAAGAACTGGCTGCTGGCCGCCGGCCTCGGCGCGGCGGCCCTGGCCGCCACGATGTGGGGCAACCGCCGCGGCTCCTACGACCTCACCCGGCGCGTCGTGCTCATTACCGGCGGCTCGCGCGGCCTGGGCCTTGTGCTGGCCCGCCAGGCCGTGGCCGAGGGCGCCCGCGTGGCCATCTGCGCCCGCGACGAGGCCGAACTGGCCCGCGCCCGCCAGGACCTGCTGAACGCCGGCGCCGCCGAGTCCGACGTGCTGACCCTGGCCCGCGACATCACCAACGAGGTGGAAGTGCGCACCATGGTGGCCGAAGTCGAGAACCGCCTCGGCCCCATCGACGTGCTCATCAACAACGCCGGCATCATCCTGGGTGGCCCGCTCGACAACATGGATTCACGCGACTACGAGGATTCCATGGCCATTCACTTCTGGGCGCCGCTGCACGCCATGCAGGCCGTGCTGCCCAGCATGCGCCGCCGGGGCGAAGGCCGCATTGTCAACATCTCTTCGCTGGGCGGCAAGGTAGCGCTCCCTCATATGGCCCCCTATAGCGCCAGCAAATTTGCCCTGGTGGGCTTGTCCGAAGGTTTCCGGGCCGAGCTGCAGCAGCACGGCATCACCGTGACGACGGTGTGTCCCGGCCTGCTGCGCACCGGCAGCCCCGACCACGCGCTGGTAAAAGGTCAGCAGAAAAAGGAATTTGCCTGGTTCAGCATCGCCGACTCGCTGCCCGGCATCACGATGAACGCCGAGCAGGCCGCCCGCCAAATCTGGAACGCCTGCCGCCGCGGCGATGGCGAAATCATTCTTTCGCTGCCGGCGAAGCTACTGGCCGCCTTCCACGGCCTGCTGCCCGGCACTACTACCGACATCCTGAGCTGGCTCAACCGCGCCCTACCGGCCACCGGCGAAAGCCCGGCCGCCAATGTGCGTCGCACGGGTTTCGAGAGTGAAACCGAGCTTACCCGCTCGCCAGTCACCACGCTCACGCGCAAGGCAGCGGTGAAAAACAACGAAGTATAAGTCCCCCAAGCTGTGCCTGGGCCCGTGAGCTCTGTTTTAATGCCGCTCTACAGGACCCAAGCGCAGCTTGGGGGTACTGGCTTACAGGGTACCGCGGCGCTTACTGCCCACTTTGGCGCCCGAAATCTTGGTTTGGCGCTTGCTGTGGATGCCCAGGAATCCATTGTGGAACAGGCCGTGGTGGCCGTAGCGGCGGTAGATAGGACGGTGATTGCCGGGCGCAATCTTGCGGGTGGGGCGGCGGGTGGCGGTGGCAGCCGAAGCTTCGGCGGTGGCAAACAGGCCTAACAAAAGGGCGACTACAAAGAGGTTGCGGAACATCGTCGAATCGAATTAAAAGTGGTAATTCAATAGCTGGCAACGCGCCGCTGCAGCAGCTCGCTTCCGAGTTGTTAACCCCGGCCGCGCCGGAATTATTGCAGCTTCACCCCTGCCATTCGACTATTTGTCGCCTTTAATCGACCAAACCACCCTCCTTCCGCTTGCCTCATTTCAATGCCGAGCCAAGCCGTAACCCATTTATTGCCAGCCAGCTTTCGACTGTTCAGCTTTGCGCGATGAGCACCAACGCGCCGCCGACGAAAAAATTTGAAAAAAGTTGTGCACCGCCCGCTTTTTCTGAGTTAGTGCCGCCCTTTTTCACATGCTGGCCGGGGCAAATGGGTGGCAGCCGCGGGTCTTAAGCGAAGCCAACGCGGCATCCACCGAGCCGCCTTTGGAGCCGCACAGGGCGCTGCCGCTTTTCTTCTGGCAGAAAGGGCAAGCGTGCAGGTCGCCGTCGGTGTCGACGTACAGGAACCGGTCGGCCGCACCGCCGCAGCCCATGCGGCGCTGGTGGTAGCCGTAGTAGTGCACCAGGGGCCAGTCGAGGTAGTCGGGTCCGTAGTTCATGTCTAGGTAAAATTCCTCCAGCAAGGCCACCTGGGCGTGGGTCAGGTCCACGGCCTGGCCGGCGTAGTGGCCCACGGCGCGCGGCTCCAGTATCTGAATGAATGTGACGCCCAGCTGCCGGGCCAGACGGGCGTAGGCCAGGAGGTTGGCCGGGGTGGTGAAGTCCTGCGTGACGCACAGCGAGAGGTTCACCACCAGGCCGGCTGCGTGGGCGTGAGCCGCAGCCTGCACGGCGTTGGCGTAGGCATCGGGCGAGCCACGGAAGGCGTTGTGCCGGGCGGGCTCGTGGTGGTCGAGGCTGATGCTGACGCCCGTGAAGCCGGCGCGCTTCAGGCGCTGGGCGTTGTCGCGGGTGAAGTTGAAGCCCGAGGTAAATACCCAGAAATCGGTGCCGGGCCGGGCAGCTTCCACCACAGCCACCAAGTCGTTGACGCGCAGCATGGGCTCGCCGCCGCTGAAGAAAATCTGCGTCACGTGCCGGGCCTGAAACTGGGCCACCATGTCCTGAATGTCGGCCCGCGAAAGCACTTCTTTCTGGTTGAGCGCATCCCATTCGAAGCAGTGCTCGCAGGCCAGCGGGCACTTTTTGGTGATGGCCAGAAACACCAGATTCAGCGTGTCGGCGTCGCCCCGGAAAGGCACCAGCCGGTTCACCGTAGAGGCTATGTAGGTGTCGTAGGCCGGGCTGGGCATGCCGGGCGCGAAGTATTCGCGGAAATAGCGGCCGTCGACACGGGCCACTTTCTTCACCTGCAGCGCGCCGTAGTAGGCACGTTTGAGCTCCTCAATGCGCATTTTGGCCAGCTGCATGCGGGCCCCCGAGCGCATAAACCGCCAGAGCAGGCGCGCATCGGTGAGGTGAAACATGGCCGTGGCCCAGGCCCGCTGCAGCCGCGAGGCGATGATGGCCGGCGGCAACGTGGGCGTGACCACCGGCGCCTCAGTGGCGGCGGCGTCGAGAAAGGGCAGGTCGGTGATGAGCGTGGCTTCCATGGGCACTAGCGTTGGGCGATGGCGGGGGCAAATTGCTGACTGGCGCGGCGGTATTCTTCCTTCGAGAACTCGACGAAGCGGCCGGGATTTTTGAAGGCGTACAGCTCCGTCAGTTTGGGCATTCCTTTGAACTCGCGGACGTGTTCGTAGTAACCGCGGGTGTGCAGAAACGCCGTGCGACGCGTGCCGGCGGCCAGTGCGGGCAGGCGGGTTTCGTAGGTGAGGTCGACCACGGTGCCAGCGTGCAGCTGCTTGAGGCGCAGGGTGTCGGCCGCGCGCAGGGCGGCGCGGGCGTCGTTGCCGCGCTCGGTTCGGGCGCTTTGCAGGCGGCAGTTGTCGAGCTGCACGGGCACGTTGGGGCTGCAGTCGAGGGCGGCGTAGTCGACCTCCCAAAACATGAAGCCGCAGGCCAGCTTCACGCGCACGGTACCTGCGGCCGAAGCGGGAAAATCGAGCGGCACCACCAGGTCGCGCGCGGCCAGCGGGCCCACCGTCGGGATGGTTTCGGCCAGCTGCCAGCCCTGGCCAGCCTCCACGTACACCTGCAGCGGAATGTGCTGGTCGAGGGCCCACTGCCGGTTGATGGCGGCGGGCTGGGTTTTCTGCTGGGCGGCCCAGCCATTGTAGGCCGCGCCAAATTTCTCGATGAACCGGCCGTAGAGGTAATCGAGCCACAGCGAGTTCTGGGCGCGCAGCACCAGCTTGCCGTGGCGCGCCGCGGCGGGCTTGGCGAAGGTCAGCACCACTTCGTTGGGGGCGTGGCCGGGCAGGTCTTCGTTGAACAGCTCCACGCTATGGTCGGCGGCTTGCAGCTGGGCGGTGCAGTCGTGGCCGCCCAGGGTGCGGGCCTGCGTGGCCGGCTGCGGGGCTGTGAGGGTTTGTACCTGCCCGCGCTGGTCGAGCAGCACCTGCGTGCCGGCCGGATGCTGGGCCACCCACAGCTCGGCCAGGTTGGTGTACTGGCGCTCCTTGAGCTCGTTGCTGATTTTGAGGCGGTACTGATTGCCCTCGGGCTGCAGGGCGGGCACCGGCAGGTAGTCGTCGCGCTCGGCCGGGGCGAAAATGGCCCCACCGTAGGCCTCGCCTTCGAAATGGTAGGTCTGGCCGTCGTAAGCGTACACAAAGGGGCACGAGCTTTTGGTGAGCAAAGCAATGACCCCGATGAGCACAAAAGCCCCTAAAGCAATGCCAATGGTGCCGAACACATAGGAGCC
This DNA window, taken from Hymenobacter sp. 5317J-9, encodes the following:
- a CDS encoding TSUP family transporter — protein: MTASLLLLYFFAFLAGFIDAQVGGGGLIQLPAMLLLLPGVPYSTVLGTGKVASLAGTAAALRRYLGGPDAVPLRWRTVAITALVAGGFALLGARAASSLHKEAVRPLVLALLSAMAVYTFWRKDFGSIHAPRLQGKREIITGIVLGSAIGFYDGFFGPGTGSLLLFVFVGLFGYDFLAASASAKFVNVATNIAGLIFFISTGQVLYKVAVPMAICNMLGSTLGARMALRRGSSFVRALFLVVVGAFILRLSWDTFA
- a CDS encoding PepSY-associated TM helix domain-containing protein, whose amino-acid sequence is MKSPFKRFIRNIHLYLGLASGLVIVFVCLTGSILVFEKEIEQAWHPERYTVAPATTSALSLAQLTTAVQAYKPKAKIGGFKVYADPARSMEVSLAGGPGGKGGEGAKGPRSGDGKARAEGAGPATAKPGEGGPGKGKGKGDGGGPRIYVNPYTGAILGEINPRETFFHTVEQLHRGLVAGKIGKLVMGVSASIFLFILGTGLVLWWPAARKALTPRLTVKWGSGWKRLNHDFHIVLGFYASLFLFVMALTGVGMSFDWVGAGINKLTHSPLKRPEPPVSVVPAAAAEPVAKVGADAVLTLARQQAPDAEFYSVQLPKEATGSIRVAVLRPGAITENATDEVYLDQYSGQVISGQTYAQRPVGQRIRGLFKPVHTGAIGGLSTKVLAFVIALLGATFPVTGTVMWLNRIRKKGKKQPQLQAV
- a CDS encoding TonB-dependent receptor; translation: MRSVVFPLLVVGSLLPLVSVAQSDAPHHRHAKRHDQTGEVTGRIELADGQAAEQVSIRVKGTSLGVNSAADGTFRLQAPAGWQVLTVTCLGCTPQEVTVEVKPGQTVAALPVRLAPGEQQLQEVTVRGAKSLNQRTPSVGKMPIAPLDNPQSTVTIEREVLEQQQALRLSDVLANVSGVYVMGATGGTQEEIASRGFAYSSANTFKNGVRFNNGIMPEVSSLERMEVLKGSAAILYGNVAAGGILNLVTKKPQFERGGSVGLRVGSFGFVKPQFDVYGAVGQSQKVAFRLNGTYERGDSFRDGVKSNRVYVNPSLLLKLTPKTDLVIEGDYLRDNRTPDYGIGAINYQIFDSRTRFLNTADATNATNQSSATATLTSRLSDTWQVRAVAGFQRYDNELRSAARPTANVIKPGRNYGNWQRNLQRTQTAENYYLAQIDLTGTLRTGRIGHTVLVGADADQYNTNALSFIAQAYDSLNILDPSRALGRPKGAVSGYDAMRYNTRTLGNTRRAGFYAQDLISLFDHVKVLAGLRWSYQETPTDVYTYPGLALPATNAATVAENRRYDNAFSPRLGLVYQPIKTTSLFASYSNSFTPNSGFDEQGGALAPSLIDQYEVGMKNELFKGALSANVTGYRIVNSNQAQAILPTDPRFATSRVAAPQELAGEVTSQGVEVDVQSRPLNGISLIAGYSYNTTTYTKSNIYENGSRLRYNPAHTANASLFYSFANVFANNATLRGLNAGFTAYYVGDRVGGRNTRLLDPSTGRPWASGSDAFQLISVPDYFLFDASLGYSYDRFSLRFKMANLLNELSYNLHDDNSINPIAPRTFSATLSYKL
- a CDS encoding LLM class flavin-dependent oxidoreductase; translation: MTTPSNIRLNVLDQSPIRPGATPRQALLETVELAQLADRLGYTRFWVSEHHNTNTLAGSTPEVLIAHLGNHTQRIRLGSGGIMLPHYSALKVAENFRMLESLFPGRIDLGMGRAPGADRLTAYALNPNNQFNEKDFVEQLMDLQAYLRDEKVPDTIHERVMAIPQSPTAPELWILSSSGQSGLFAAHLGMAFSFAQFINGNGGPEAVRQYRQRFRPSPELATPLANMAVFTLCADTEEKANELRKAMDMQLIRFNRGEFRTFPSAEEVRAYQFTAEDQAHLRHNHNRVVSGTPDQVHAQFIQLAAEYEVDEITAVTITADFEDRRRSYELLAEAFHLTPTNALQEAEAA
- a CDS encoding dienelactone hydrolase family protein, with translation MSDQNNVLITVADGTEMHAYAAFPSNTGPVPGIILLQEAFGVNHHIRSVADRLAAAGYAVVAPELFHRTAAPGLEIAYTDFNTVAAPHFQAITVEGLTADLQAAHAWLSGQVLVMADKIGSVGFCLGGRVSFLANAVLPLAAAVSYYGGGTHLLKDRAAELHAPHLFFWGGLDAHIKKEHIAEVTDAVDAAGKPYINTVISYADHGFNCDERPSYHPQAAAEAWALTLAFFREKLGA
- a CDS encoding bile acid:sodium symporter family protein, whose translation is MTQPLAPAPNRFIALLSRAGLDWFLLALIGVVALAYFQPGLGSKASPVPWKAITTLGVGLVFFFYGLKLSLEKLRAGMRNWRLHLLVQLATFALFPALALLIRPFFGSESGDLLWQSIFFLCALPSTVSTSVVMVSIAGGNLPAAIFNASISSLLGIALTPLLTSVVLHTGTGGGQLWGLAVQLLWQVVLPVGAGVLLNSRFHAFAERHKASLRVFDQVTILLIVFTAFCDSFAEGIFTRYRLADIVKLGAGMVLLYLVVFALIWGLSRALRFPRADQIVAVFCGSKKSLVHGSVMASLLFPASAATGLILLPLMLYHALQIILASSMAQYLGRQVVREPVAAV